Proteins encoded by one window of Salicibibacter halophilus:
- a CDS encoding GNAT family N-acetyltransferase, with product MIQKSIAINECTFEDIKTLQEISYNTFHETFAHMNSEENMKAYLEKAFNTRRLEEELSNPSSTFYFIYCNEELAGYLKINVNEAQTEDMGEEALEIERIYIREEFQKKGLGNHLLNKGLEVAKDRNKKKIWLGVWEDNVGAIHFYNKVGFVKVGTHSFYMGDEKQTDFIMIKTIE from the coding sequence ATGATTCAGAAGTCTATTGCTATAAATGAATGCACATTTGAAGATATAAAAACACTTCAAGAAATCAGTTATAATACGTTTCATGAGACATTTGCTCATATGAACTCAGAGGAGAACATGAAAGCTTATTTGGAAAAGGCCTTTAATACGAGAAGGTTAGAAGAAGAATTATCGAACCCCTCTTCAACGTTTTATTTTATATATTGTAATGAGGAACTCGCGGGCTATTTAAAAATAAATGTCAATGAAGCGCAAACAGAAGACATGGGGGAAGAAGCACTGGAAATTGAAAGGATCTATATTAGGGAAGAATTTCAAAAAAAAGGACTTGGAAATCACCTTTTAAATAAGGGATTGGAAGTTGCAAAGGATCGAAATAAAAAGAAAATTTGGTTAGGTGTATGGGAAGACAATGTGGGTGCAATTCATTTCTATAACAAGGTTGGCTTTGTTAAAGTCGGTACTCACTCTTTCTACATGGGGGATGAGAAACAAACAGACTTCATTATGATAAAAACAATTGAGTGA
- a CDS encoding FMN-binding negative transcriptional regulator, protein MYIPSHFLIQDDETLYQVIDEYGFATLLSQHEGEPTATCI, encoded by the coding sequence TTGTATATTCCTTCACATTTCTTAATCCAGGATGATGAGACACTTTATCAAGTGATAGATGAGTATGGCTTTGCTACTTTATTATCGCAGCATGAGGGTGAACCTACTGCAACCTGTATTTGA
- the istA gene encoding IS21 family transposase produces MITMSQKYQTLMKYMHEGESIRKIARDIGTHRETVSKYVKEYEQKRNQLMEGGEDVDVEALIEALTEKPTYTTGSRPKRKLTPEIEQRILTFLEENRDKRQKGQKKQQKTVMDMYEVFEDEELDISYSTVRRLVRQLEHRAKEAFIKETYMPGDVCEFDWGEVKITVDGRLQPFQMAVFTSAYGNYRWACLFPKQTTECFQEAHARFFAHVGGVHTTLTYDNMRVAVRGLAGEKGPTEGLMQLMVYYGFQHRFCNIRRGNEKGHVERSVDVVRRKAFAIKDTFESLEEANHFLEGVCSEKLNQKSMSQYEGQTPKQRLEQEREYLLEAPPKWDAARVNYARVDKYATVVIEQNRYSVPDHLVGEMIMVKVYAERIRCFYNEACIANHERLSGHHRWNLQLSHVLETLRKKPGALAGSLALHQADQKIKAIYETYYTGKERDFIALCHYLRDEGNLDDVLASIDQLEAMHPKHVTTDKIKAICARNNEQPITPPSSQDTEAIAEQARNQMSDYDQLFQMIATKEGIH; encoded by the coding sequence ATGATCACCATGAGCCAAAAGTACCAAACATTAATGAAGTATATGCACGAGGGGGAATCGATACGAAAAATTGCCCGAGATATAGGGACCCACCGGGAAACAGTTAGTAAATACGTCAAGGAATACGAACAGAAGCGTAACCAACTCATGGAAGGAGGCGAAGATGTCGATGTCGAGGCGCTGATCGAAGCCTTAACAGAGAAGCCGACGTACACCACCGGTTCTCGCCCTAAACGTAAACTCACACCGGAGATTGAACAACGAATCCTTACTTTCCTTGAGGAAAATCGGGATAAGCGCCAAAAGGGGCAGAAGAAACAACAAAAAACAGTCATGGACATGTATGAGGTTTTCGAAGATGAAGAGCTGGACATTAGTTACAGTACGGTCCGTCGGTTGGTTCGACAGTTGGAACACAGAGCCAAGGAGGCATTTATTAAAGAAACGTACATGCCCGGAGATGTTTGTGAATTTGATTGGGGGGAGGTAAAAATAACGGTGGACGGACGACTACAGCCGTTCCAAATGGCCGTCTTCACATCGGCGTATGGGAATTATCGGTGGGCGTGTCTGTTCCCCAAGCAAACGACGGAGTGCTTCCAAGAAGCACACGCGCGTTTCTTTGCCCATGTCGGCGGCGTTCATACCACACTCACCTATGACAACATGCGCGTCGCTGTTAGAGGTCTGGCCGGGGAAAAAGGGCCCACAGAAGGCCTGATGCAACTGATGGTGTATTACGGGTTTCAACACCGGTTCTGTAATATCCGCCGCGGTAATGAAAAGGGCCATGTGGAACGCAGCGTGGACGTCGTTCGGCGCAAGGCATTCGCCATCAAAGATACCTTTGAGAGTTTAGAAGAAGCGAACCACTTTCTCGAGGGGGTATGTTCGGAAAAACTCAATCAGAAATCTATGAGCCAATACGAAGGTCAAACGCCCAAACAGCGCCTTGAGCAAGAACGGGAGTATCTTTTAGAAGCACCGCCGAAATGGGATGCGGCTCGTGTGAATTACGCTCGCGTGGATAAATACGCGACCGTGGTGATCGAGCAAAACCGTTATTCGGTGCCTGATCATTTGGTCGGTGAAATGATCATGGTGAAGGTGTACGCGGAGCGTATCCGTTGCTTTTACAACGAGGCGTGTATCGCGAATCATGAACGGCTCAGTGGCCACCATCGGTGGAATCTTCAACTCTCACACGTCTTGGAGACCTTACGAAAAAAGCCCGGTGCATTGGCTGGAAGCTTAGCCCTGCACCAGGCGGATCAAAAAATCAAAGCTATTTACGAGACATATTATACAGGAAAAGAGCGGGATTTCATAGCGTTATGTCACTACTTGCGGGACGAGGGCAATCTCGACGACGTCTTAGCGAGTATTGACCAGCTGGAGGCGATGCATCCAAAACACGTGACCACCGATAAAATCAAAGCGATATGTGCCAGAAACAACGAACAGCCGATCACGCCGCCGTCGTCTCAGGATACGGAAGCTATTGCCGAACAGGCCAGAAACCAGATGAGTGATTATGATCAGTTATTTCAAATGATAGCCACAAAGGAGGGGATTCATTGA
- the istB gene encoding IS21-like element helper ATPase IstB, which translates to MTIKTQEEWHADVQSYAKELKLPMIRRHVAEHASEASMQDISYEAFLAQLLQKEQDARRESARYNRIRRAEFNQKKYLEDLSVQDLPEDAQKKLNTLKSLDFIREGRNAIFSGNAGTGKSHMAIGLGMKACLEGFKVWFTTVPILVNQIKETRAEKTLRNFQSRFEKYDLVIADEMGYISFDKEGAEQLFTHLSLRAGRKSTIITTNLSFERWGEIFQDEVMTAAMIDRLTHQAHIVNMNGSSYRMKETKEWLGTQDADDVQQ; encoded by the coding sequence TTGACCATTAAAACCCAAGAAGAATGGCACGCGGATGTTCAATCATACGCGAAAGAATTAAAGCTACCCATGATTCGCAGACATGTGGCTGAGCACGCGTCAGAAGCCAGTATGCAAGACATCAGCTACGAAGCCTTTCTAGCTCAACTCCTACAAAAAGAACAAGATGCCCGGCGGGAATCGGCCCGATATAACCGCATCCGCCGGGCTGAATTCAATCAGAAAAAATACTTGGAGGATCTTTCGGTTCAAGACTTGCCCGAAGATGCCCAGAAAAAGCTCAATACCTTGAAAAGCCTGGATTTTATCCGCGAAGGACGGAATGCCATTTTTTCAGGGAATGCCGGAACGGGAAAGTCGCACATGGCGATCGGCTTGGGAATGAAAGCTTGTTTGGAAGGGTTTAAAGTATGGTTTACGACGGTGCCGATTCTTGTCAACCAAATCAAGGAAACACGGGCGGAGAAAACCCTTCGAAATTTTCAAAGCCGATTCGAGAAATATGATCTGGTGATCGCCGATGAGATGGGTTATATCTCCTTTGATAAAGAAGGCGCAGAACAACTCTTCACTCATCTCTCCCTCCGGGCAGGGCGCAAATCGACGATTATCACGACGAATCTCTCTTTTGAACGTTGGGGGGAAATCTTTCAGGATGAGGTCATGACCGCGGCGATGATTGATCGCCTCACGCATCAAGCGCATATTGTCAATATGAACGGGAGCTCTTATCGCATGAAAGAGACCAAAGAGTGGCTGGGCACCCAGGATGCGGACGACGTTCAGCAGTAA
- a CDS encoding peptide-methionine (S)-S-oxide reductase: MEVAYFAGGCLWGVQAFIKTLPGVKFTEAGRANGTSHSLEGDYDGYAECVKTGFDPTVVTIRALMGYLFEIIDPYSLNKQGQDVGEKYRTGVYSEKPEHLKEAKAFLGERNDYDFIVVEVLPLTNYVRSAEEHQDRLAKCPNDYCHIPEEILSRYK; this comes from the coding sequence ATGGAAGTAGCATATTTTGCAGGTGGATGTTTATGGGGAGTACAAGCTTTTATAAAAACCTTACCTGGAGTTAAGTTTACAGAAGCGGGAAGAGCTAATGGAACAAGTCATTCACTAGAGGGCGATTATGATGGGTACGCCGAATGTGTAAAAACAGGATTTGATCCGACGGTTGTAACGATCCGAGCATTAATGGGATATTTATTTGAAATCATTGATCCATACAGTTTGAATAAACAAGGGCAGGATGTTGGCGAAAAATATAGAACAGGAGTATATAGTGAAAAGCCTGAACACTTAAAAGAGGCGAAGGCATTTCTTGGTGAGAGAAATGATTATGATTTTATAGTTGTTGAAGTATTGCCTCTAACAAACTATGTGAGAAGTGCAGAAGAACATCAAGATAGGCTAGCTAAATGTCCAAATGATTATTGTCATATTCCAGAAGAAATATTAAGTAGATATAAGTAA
- a CDS encoding NAD(P)H-hydrate dehydratase — protein sequence MTGEEMGSVDRFAIEQLGMPGVMLMENAGRAVSERLLAHYGDDERFLVLIGTGNNGGDGFVIARALKDMDRSVDVCLIPPEEKLKGDAKRHKELYEKAGYTWATFDPVFFHKTDVIIDALLGTGISGAIREPYRGVIQAINEAERPVVAVDLPSGVPGDDSPVPEGAALAERTITLQQPKLSYYTYPGRHYYGETEVVSIGIPPIAIANTIPTKRNVWKRADVANHWQSRAADSHKGSHGKVGIIAGSETMPGAAALTAGAAVNAGAGLTTVNTPRSVMPTVAAHVPEATYFPRDETIESFYENKDGIAIGPGIGFDAKGRERLKTLIDHFEGPLIVDADGLHVLDEMLENVREREHPLIITPHPGEMAALIDASPGEVNRRRFDVAETFAREHGVYVVLKGPCTLVATPSGETWINDTGNAGLAKGGSGDVLTGMILAFVARYENVQPAVSTAVYLHGYSADHLLERGTPMETMTASNIVKALPDVFRRNGTSA from the coding sequence GTGACCGGAGAAGAAATGGGAAGCGTGGACCGCTTTGCAATCGAACAGCTTGGCATGCCTGGCGTCATGTTGATGGAGAACGCCGGAAGGGCGGTCAGCGAGCGATTGCTTGCCCATTACGGGGATGATGAACGTTTTCTCGTATTGATTGGAACCGGCAACAACGGAGGCGACGGCTTCGTCATCGCCCGTGCACTCAAAGATATGGACCGATCCGTCGATGTTTGTCTAATTCCTCCTGAAGAAAAATTAAAAGGCGATGCAAAAAGGCACAAAGAATTGTACGAAAAGGCCGGCTATACATGGGCAACGTTTGATCCGGTTTTTTTTCATAAAACAGATGTAATTATTGACGCTTTACTCGGGACTGGAATCTCCGGTGCCATCAGGGAGCCGTATCGCGGCGTTATTCAGGCGATCAACGAGGCGGAACGGCCCGTCGTCGCTGTCGATTTGCCGAGCGGGGTGCCGGGGGATGATTCGCCGGTGCCGGAGGGTGCTGCGCTAGCCGAGCGTACCATTACATTGCAGCAACCGAAACTGAGTTATTACACGTATCCGGGGCGACATTATTACGGGGAAACGGAGGTCGTGTCCATCGGAATCCCTCCGATCGCCATCGCGAACACGATTCCAACGAAGCGAAACGTCTGGAAAAGAGCGGATGTTGCCAACCATTGGCAGTCGCGAGCGGCCGATTCCCATAAAGGCAGCCACGGGAAAGTCGGTATCATCGCGGGGAGCGAAACGATGCCGGGGGCAGCCGCTTTAACCGCGGGTGCAGCGGTGAACGCCGGTGCCGGCTTAACAACCGTCAACACCCCTAGGTCAGTGATGCCCACGGTCGCCGCCCATGTACCCGAGGCAACTTATTTTCCCCGTGACGAAACAATCGAAAGCTTTTATGAAAATAAAGACGGGATCGCGATCGGGCCCGGTATAGGTTTCGACGCCAAGGGGCGGGAAAGACTGAAAACCCTCATCGATCATTTCGAAGGCCCGCTCATTGTCGATGCCGATGGTTTGCACGTGTTGGACGAGATGCTTGAAAATGTACGGGAACGTGAACATCCGCTCATTATCACTCCGCATCCGGGAGAGATGGCAGCGTTGATTGATGCCTCTCCGGGAGAGGTGAACCGCCGTCGCTTTGACGTCGCGGAAACCTTCGCGCGCGAGCACGGGGTGTATGTCGTACTTAAAGGCCCTTGCACGCTTGTGGCAACCCCTAGCGGCGAAACTTGGATTAATGACACCGGCAACGCCGGCCTTGCCAAAGGTGGGTCCGGCGATGTGCTCACGGGCATGATCCTCGCGTTTGTCGCACGTTACGAGAATGTGCAACCGGCGGTTTCCACTGCTGTTTACTTGCACGGGTATAGCGCGGATCACCTGCTGGAAAGAGGGACCCCGATGGAAACGATGACCGCTTCCAACATTGTTAAAGCACTGCCGGATGTTTTTCGAAGGAATGGAACCAGTGCTTAA
- a CDS encoding transcription repressor NadR: MPRDKKLSGEERRRQIADSLKKETEPQKGGALAEKHGVSRQVIVQDISLLKAANYPIIATPQGYLYNHPQTETEKTTSIIACRHTKAEMAEELNILVDHGILVKNVIVEHAAYGELSGQLMIKSRKDVERFQQLMDEQEASLLADLTDGLHLHTVEADDEPSIEEAKQALKTRGFLVEHVADE, from the coding sequence ATGCCCCGCGATAAAAAATTAAGCGGCGAAGAACGCCGCAGGCAGATCGCCGATTCATTAAAAAAAGAAACCGAGCCACAAAAAGGAGGGGCATTGGCAGAGAAGCACGGGGTGAGCCGGCAAGTCATCGTCCAGGACATTTCGCTGTTAAAAGCGGCGAATTACCCGATTATTGCCACTCCGCAAGGCTATCTTTACAATCATCCGCAAACCGAAACGGAAAAAACGACGAGCATCATCGCTTGTCGACATACGAAAGCGGAAATGGCGGAGGAATTGAATATTCTCGTCGACCACGGCATTCTCGTTAAAAATGTGATTGTGGAACATGCCGCTTACGGGGAGCTTTCCGGCCAATTAATGATTAAAAGCCGAAAAGATGTGGAACGGTTTCAACAGTTGATGGATGAGCAGGAAGCATCGTTACTTGCCGACCTCACCGACGGTTTGCACCTCCATACAGTGGAAGCCGACGATGAGCCATCCATTGAAGAGGCGAAACAAGCGTTGAAAACAAGAGGGTTTCTCGTTGAACATGTAGCAGATGAATAA
- a CDS encoding cysteine desulfurase family protein — MIYLDYAATTPMGPEALRTYQDVAGTFYGNANSLHTRGTDAANVLNVSLETLRQTIGDVSVAITRSGSEANQHVIHRLLSAKQFQGHILSCRTEHPSIRDYLRDLADRYPALQLEDVPVDEQGNIHPKDVEDRIKPDTILATFAHVQHEIGTIRDIRAIGTVLARAGVPFHSDCVQAYGKIPIPMQDAHLSAISTAAHKIHGPKGLGAVFFSKMMEPNDELPPGTADVAAIAAFAEAADMQMKKGREAWTHIGELRAKMAERLPVDFRVLGEIVPERQSPYILGVRLPEMEGQEAMLACDREGIAIATGSACRSGDHGPSETLLALGYSPDRARTFIRLSFAYETSFAEVEEAALKLMNIRSRRAKNAPR; from the coding sequence ATGATATACTTGGATTATGCGGCTACAACACCAATGGGTCCGGAAGCGCTCCGCACGTATCAAGACGTAGCCGGCACATTCTACGGAAATGCAAACAGCCTTCACACCCGAGGAACGGATGCTGCCAATGTATTGAACGTATCGCTCGAAACGCTAAGGCAGACGATCGGCGACGTGAGCGTGGCCATCACCCGCAGCGGATCGGAAGCGAACCAACACGTGATCCATCGACTTTTAAGCGCGAAACAATTTCAAGGGCACATCCTCTCCTGTCGCACGGAACATCCCTCGATTCGGGATTATTTGCGAGATCTCGCCGATCGCTATCCGGCGTTGCAACTGGAAGACGTTCCTGTCGACGAGCAGGGCAACATCCACCCGAAGGATGTGGAAGACCGAATCAAGCCGGACACGATTCTCGCCACGTTTGCCCACGTTCAACACGAGATCGGTACCATTCGTGATATTCGCGCCATCGGAACGGTGCTCGCCCGCGCCGGTGTGCCCTTCCATAGCGACTGCGTGCAAGCGTACGGGAAAATCCCGATCCCCATGCAAGACGCGCATTTATCGGCGATCAGCACGGCCGCTCATAAAATTCATGGCCCGAAAGGGCTTGGGGCTGTCTTTTTTTCCAAAATGATGGAACCAAACGATGAGCTTCCCCCTGGCACAGCCGACGTGGCTGCGATCGCGGCCTTTGCCGAAGCGGCGGATATGCAGATGAAAAAGGGGCGGGAAGCATGGACACATATAGGTGAGTTACGTGCTAAAATGGCAGAACGATTGCCAGTCGATTTCCGGGTGCTCGGGGAGATTGTGCCGGAACGGCAATCGCCTTACATTCTCGGGGTTCGTTTGCCGGAAATGGAAGGGCAGGAGGCGATGCTCGCGTGTGACCGAGAGGGGATCGCGATCGCCACGGGCAGTGCCTGTCGAAGCGGGGACCATGGGCCTTCGGAAACGTTGCTTGCCCTCGGCTATAGCCCTGACAGGGCACGCACATTCATCCGCCTTTCATTCGCCTATGAGACAAGCTTTGCCGAAGTCGAAGAGGCGGCGTTGAAATTGATGAACATTCGATCAAGGAGGGCGAAAAATGCCCCGCGATAA
- the nadB gene encoding L-aspartate oxidase: MNVNNEAFDVLIIGSGLAGLAVAETIGGKLNVGIFSKGKETESNSYRAQGGVAAALQADDGWENHWRDTLEAGDEHSDAANTATLTKAGGKTVQKLIDWGVAFDRDEDNRLLLGKEGAHGYPRIVHAGGDRTGEALVRTMKHRVQNHAQFFTEETVLSILKEDGSCVGVKTVDKKGEVHSRYAAHVVLATGGAGHLFSNTTNDSCATGDGYALAYRAGARLQDMEFVQFHPTMLATDTGSAGGLVTEAVRGAGARLVTGNDSRLMAGHPEQDLAGRDVVARAIHDARVGGEDVLLDLSPVQNLAERFPGVASLSERYGYTSYLPVAPGAHFMMGGVGATLDGETRVPGLYAVGEVASTGVHGANRLASNSLLEAVVTGERLGQRLLQEPGQRRFGFRNVAGADSQKILPPTKKDIQQVMDNACGVKRDAKTLKEAVAFFQPYFLANAESDDPDIQERNNMALLASIMVNAAYARTESRGSHYRDDHPTKNRSWQGISITWAMEQRERGGVAAR; encoded by the coding sequence ATGAATGTGAACAACGAAGCGTTTGATGTCCTCATTATCGGGAGCGGGCTTGCCGGTTTGGCTGTTGCGGAAACCATTGGCGGCAAGCTGAATGTTGGTATTTTTTCTAAGGGCAAAGAAACAGAAAGCAACTCTTACCGAGCTCAAGGCGGGGTTGCGGCAGCGCTTCAAGCCGATGATGGCTGGGAAAATCATTGGCGGGACACGTTGGAAGCAGGGGACGAACATAGCGACGCGGCTAACACAGCAACCTTAACGAAAGCAGGCGGGAAAACCGTTCAGAAACTTATCGATTGGGGAGTTGCGTTTGACAGAGATGAAGACAATCGTTTGTTGCTGGGGAAAGAGGGGGCTCACGGATATCCGCGGATTGTGCATGCAGGCGGAGACCGGACCGGCGAAGCCCTCGTGCGAACGATGAAGCATCGTGTGCAAAATCATGCTCAATTTTTCACAGAAGAAACCGTTCTCTCCATTTTAAAAGAAGACGGCAGCTGTGTGGGCGTGAAGACGGTGGACAAAAAAGGGGAGGTCCATTCTCGCTATGCCGCACATGTTGTCCTCGCAACAGGTGGTGCCGGCCATTTGTTTTCAAACACGACGAATGATTCGTGTGCAACCGGAGACGGTTACGCGCTTGCGTATCGTGCCGGGGCAAGGCTACAAGACATGGAATTTGTCCAGTTTCATCCGACAATGCTTGCGACCGATACAGGAAGCGCGGGCGGCTTGGTTACGGAAGCCGTACGTGGCGCAGGTGCGCGTTTGGTGACGGGGAATGACAGCCGGCTGATGGCAGGCCATCCCGAGCAGGATTTGGCTGGGCGTGATGTCGTTGCGCGTGCGATCCACGACGCCAGGGTAGGTGGGGAAGATGTATTGCTCGACCTTAGTCCGGTGCAAAATCTTGCAGAACGGTTTCCCGGTGTGGCTTCCCTAAGTGAAAGATACGGTTATACGTCCTATTTGCCTGTTGCTCCAGGCGCTCATTTTATGATGGGCGGTGTAGGCGCAACCCTCGACGGTGAGACACGCGTCCCGGGGCTATATGCCGTAGGGGAAGTGGCGTCAACGGGGGTGCACGGAGCCAATCGGCTCGCCAGTAATTCCTTATTGGAAGCCGTCGTCACGGGCGAGAGACTGGGGCAGCGATTGTTGCAAGAGCCGGGACAACGCCGGTTCGGGTTTCGGAATGTCGCTGGTGCCGACTCACAGAAAATACTGCCCCCGACAAAGAAGGACATTCAACAAGTGATGGACAATGCATGCGGGGTCAAAAGAGACGCAAAAACGTTGAAAGAAGCCGTGGCGTTTTTCCAGCCATATTTTCTGGCAAACGCTGAAAGTGATGACCCGGATATACAAGAACGTAACAATATGGCGCTTTTAGCATCAATCATGGTCAACGCGGCTTACGCGCGCACCGAATCACGAGGAAGCCATTATCGGGATGACCATCCGACAAAGAATCGTTCATGGCAAGGCATATCAATCACTTGGGCGATGGAACAAAGAGAAAGAGGAGGCGTCGCGGCAAGATGA
- the nadC gene encoding carboxylating nicotinate-nucleotide diphosphorylase, with product MNPLKVKEKIQSFLIEDIGERDVSTGWLQNETMTVDVLAKKPGILAGIDLLAIGYRLLDENIEVTTFRTDGDRLVEGGDPLLARIKGPAAPILSGERVLLNLIQRMSGVATATGKAVAALNDPSIRICDTRKTTPGLRMFEKYAVRCGGGANHRYGLYDAVMIKDNHIDACGGSIHAAVEKAKASAGPLVKIEVEARDEQEVSDAVSAGADVIMFDNSDPAAIRKWQSLVPRSITTEASGGITANTISDYRGCGVDFISLGYLTHSVQALDLNMNHPKEEASHVFA from the coding sequence ATGAATCCATTGAAAGTGAAAGAAAAGATACAGTCATTTTTGATCGAAGACATCGGTGAGCGTGATGTCTCCACGGGTTGGCTGCAAAACGAAACAATGACGGTTGACGTACTTGCGAAGAAACCCGGCATTCTCGCGGGCATTGATCTATTGGCGATTGGATACCGATTGTTGGATGAAAATATCGAAGTGACCACTTTTCGAACGGACGGAGATAGGCTCGTTGAAGGAGGGGACCCGCTCCTTGCCCGGATCAAAGGGCCGGCGGCCCCTATCCTCAGCGGCGAACGTGTATTGCTCAATCTTATTCAGCGCATGAGCGGGGTCGCGACAGCTACTGGGAAGGCGGTTGCAGCGTTGAACGATCCCTCGATCAGGATTTGTGATACACGCAAAACGACACCCGGGCTCAGAATGTTTGAAAAATATGCGGTGCGTTGCGGTGGAGGCGCCAATCATCGTTACGGTTTATATGATGCGGTGATGATCAAAGACAATCATATCGACGCTTGCGGAGGTTCCATTCACGCGGCGGTTGAAAAAGCGAAAGCTTCCGCCGGTCCTTTAGTGAAAATCGAAGTGGAAGCGCGCGATGAACAAGAAGTCTCAGACGCCGTGTCGGCCGGGGCCGATGTGATCATGTTCGACAATTCGGACCCTGCCGCCATTCGTAAGTGGCAAAGCCTCGTGCCGAGATCGATCACAACCGAGGCTTCCGGGGGAATAACCGCCAATACTATTTCCGATTACCGTGGTTGCGGTGTAGATTTTATTTCCCTCGGTTATTTGACGCACTCTGTTCAAGCCTTGGACCTCAATATGAACCATCCGAAGGAGGAAGCATCCCATGTCTTTGCTTGA
- the nadA gene encoding quinolinate synthase NadA: protein MSLLDAIKKETMPGYYQKMDDQTLEVRAREAREKLGERLFIPGHHYQRDEIIAFADASGDSLQLAQQSAATTADYIVFCGVHFMAETADILTTDEQKVILPDMRAGCSMADMADIRQTERAWEKLTEQFGDTILPLTYVNSTAAIKAFCGRHGGATVTSSNASEMIEEALERKERLLFLPDQHLGRNTAYDLGIPLEQMIVWDPIRETFEGEVHDDIKVILWKGHCSVHEKFTVDYMEKLRGEYEDLQVIVHPECSWEVVQAADRDGSTKKIIDTIASAPSGTTWAIGTEMNLVQRLANTHTDKMIMSLNPNMCPCLTMNRIDLAHFTWCLEELVEGRVVNEISVDESTAIEARTALDRMLSTFAI, encoded by the coding sequence ATGTCTTTGCTTGATGCTATAAAAAAGGAAACAATGCCGGGGTATTACCAAAAAATGGATGATCAAACGTTGGAGGTGCGCGCTCGGGAAGCACGTGAAAAACTTGGAGAACGCCTATTTATCCCGGGTCATCACTATCAGCGCGACGAGATCATCGCTTTTGCCGATGCAAGCGGTGATTCATTGCAATTGGCACAACAATCAGCCGCCACGACCGCAGATTACATCGTCTTTTGCGGTGTCCATTTTATGGCGGAAACGGCGGATATTTTAACGACGGATGAGCAAAAAGTGATTCTGCCTGACATGCGCGCGGGTTGTTCCATGGCCGACATGGCTGATATCCGTCAAACCGAACGAGCGTGGGAAAAACTTACGGAACAATTCGGCGATACGATTTTGCCGCTCACGTACGTGAACAGCACCGCGGCGATCAAAGCTTTTTGCGGACGCCACGGTGGCGCGACTGTTACATCATCAAACGCGTCGGAGATGATTGAAGAAGCACTCGAGCGAAAAGAACGATTGCTCTTTTTGCCGGATCAGCATCTCGGCCGCAACACGGCCTATGACCTCGGTATTCCGCTTGAGCAGATGATTGTCTGGGACCCGATTCGGGAAACGTTCGAAGGCGAGGTTCACGATGATATCAAGGTAATTCTTTGGAAGGGACACTGTTCGGTCCACGAGAAATTCACGGTCGATTACATGGAAAAATTACGTGGAGAATACGAAGACTTGCAAGTGATTGTACATCCGGAATGCAGTTGGGAGGTTGTGCAGGCTGCGGATCGGGATGGATCCACGAAGAAAATTATTGATACGATTGCTTCGGCGCCCTCCGGAACCACCTGGGCTATTGGGACGGAGATGAATCTCGTGCAACGGCTCGCGAATACCCATACGGACAAAATGATTATGTCGCTAAATCCAAACATGTGCCCGTGCCTCACGATGAACCGTATTGATCTTGCTCATTTCACGTGGTGTTTGGAAGAGCTTGTCGAAGGCAGGGTCGTCAATGAAATCAGCGTTGATGAATCGACTGCAATCGAGGCGCGCACAGCCCTTGATCGTATGTTATCTACGTTCGCGATTTGA